A DNA window from Alligator mississippiensis isolate rAllMis1 chromosome 11, rAllMis1, whole genome shotgun sequence contains the following coding sequences:
- the LOC102575152 gene encoding zinc finger protein RFP isoform X1 encodes MAAEDLAGSIQEELTCSVCLDYFSDPVTLGCGHNFCRACIDQCWGESEPNCCCPQCRERAPRRHLRPNRQLGNVVELVKKLRLQEEKEPKGQCMCERHHEALKLFCEEDEAPICVICRESRVHRNHTVIPIEEAAPEYKEQIQSHVERLREQREELQGLKRAWEQETKKLLRQTELERQLVVSECNGLRQLLDERERVLLAQLGELDAEIVRRREENATCLHDETARLSALITELEGKCQQPAPELLQDVRSTVSRAKEGTPLHPAPKFPELEKTIWDFPGENKLEEALMGFLKGLAAEKEFRRARGHAVDVTFDPDTANPDLVLSEDRKCVRDTDTQQDLPDNPERYDTDPEVLGSEGLMGGRHYWEVEVGDKKAWALGVCRESVDRKGGAILAPEEGYWTLWLQDGKYEALTFPSTPVPLRVQPTRMGVFLDYDSGKVSFYNVTDRSHLFTFTDTFSGILRPYFYTGVSDGTNTAPLILCPVPAQP; translated from the exons ATGGCTGCGGAGGACCTGGCAGGGAGCATCCAGGAGGAGCTGACCTGCTCCGTATGTCTGGACTATTTTTCGGATCCAGTGACTCTTGGCTGTGGGCACAACTTCTGCCGTGCCTGCATCGACCAGTGCTGGGGGGAGTCGGAGCcaaactgctgctgcccccagtgccgGGAAAGGGCCCCGCGGAGACACCTGCGGCCCAACCGGCAGCTGGGCAACGTGGTGGAGCTGGTGAAGAAgctgaggctgcaggaggagaaggagcccAAAGGGCAGTGCATGTGCGAGAGGCACCACGAGGCTCTGAAGCTCTTCTGTGAAGAGGACGAAGCCCCCATCTGCGTGATCTGCCGAGAGTCCCGGGTGCACAGAAATCACACGGTGATTCCCATCGAGGAGGCTGCCCCCGAATACAAG GAGCAAATCCAGAGCCATGTGGAGCGcctgagggagcagagagaggagctgcagggcctgAAACGCGCTTGGGAGCAAGAGACCAAAAAGCTCCTG AGGCAGACGGAGCTGGAGAGGCAGCTGGTGGTGTCTGAGTGCAATGGGCTGCGCCAACTCCTGGATGAACGCGAGCGTGTcctcctggcccagctgggggagctggaTGCAGAGATTgtcaggaggagggaggaaaatgcCACTTGCCTGCATGACGAGACTGCCCGCCTGAGTGCCCTGATCACGGAGCTGGAGGGGAAGTGCCAGCAGCCAGCAcctgagctcctgcag GATGTCAGAAGCACTGTGAGCAG GGCCAAGGAGGGGACACCTTTGCATCCAGCCCCCAAGTTCCCTGAGCTGGAGAAGACAATCTGGGATTTCCCTGGAGAGAACAAGCTGGAGGAGGCTCTGATGGGATTCCTGA aggggctggctgcagagaAAG AATTCAGAAGAGCCCGAGGACACGCAG TGGACGTGACCTTCGACCCAGACACGGCAAATCCCGACCTCGTCCTGTCTGAGGATCGGAAATGTGTGAGGGACACGGACACGCAACAGGATCTGCCTGACAACCCTGAGAGATATGACACTGACCCAGAAGTCCTGGGCTCTGAGGGGCTCATGGGCGGGAGGCactactgggaggtggaggtgggagacaagaaggcctgggctctgggcgtgtgcagggagtctgtgGACAGGAAGGGGGGGGCCATACTGGCACCTGAGGAAGGATACTGGACTCTGTGGTTGCAGGATGGGAAATACGAGGCTCTCACCTTTCCCTCAACGCCTGTCCCCCTGCGGGTGCAGCCCACACGGATGGGGGTTTTCCTGGACTATGACTCGGGCAAGGTCTCATTTTACAACGTGACTGATAGGTCCCAcctcttcactttcactgacacTTTCTCCGGGATCCTGCGCCCATATTTCTATACTGGTGTCTCTGATGGCACCAACACAGCTCCCTTGATCCTAtgcccggtcccagcccagccctga
- the LOC102575152 gene encoding zinc finger protein RFP isoform X2, translated as MAAEDLAGSIQEELTCSVCLDYFSDPVTLGCGHNFCRACIDQCWGESEPNCCCPQCRERAPRRHLRPNRQLGNVVELVKKLRLQEEKEPKGQCMCERHHEALKLFCEEDEAPICVICRESRVHRNHTVIPIEEAAPEYKEQIQSHVERLREQREELQGLKRAWEQETKKLLRQTELERQLVVSECNGLRQLLDERERVLLAQLGELDAEIVRRREENATCLHDETARLSALITELEGKCQQPAPELLQDVRSTVSRAKEGTPLHPAPKFPELEKTIWDFPGENKLEEALMGFLKGLAAEKEFRRARGHAGGEEAWWEYPTLPWSRLQFSPCPLRATVISEAGTDQRFLGCSEFPVIPGTRLPQP; from the exons ATGGCTGCGGAGGACCTGGCAGGGAGCATCCAGGAGGAGCTGACCTGCTCCGTATGTCTGGACTATTTTTCGGATCCAGTGACTCTTGGCTGTGGGCACAACTTCTGCCGTGCCTGCATCGACCAGTGCTGGGGGGAGTCGGAGCcaaactgctgctgcccccagtgccgGGAAAGGGCCCCGCGGAGACACCTGCGGCCCAACCGGCAGCTGGGCAACGTGGTGGAGCTGGTGAAGAAgctgaggctgcaggaggagaaggagcccAAAGGGCAGTGCATGTGCGAGAGGCACCACGAGGCTCTGAAGCTCTTCTGTGAAGAGGACGAAGCCCCCATCTGCGTGATCTGCCGAGAGTCCCGGGTGCACAGAAATCACACGGTGATTCCCATCGAGGAGGCTGCCCCCGAATACAAG GAGCAAATCCAGAGCCATGTGGAGCGcctgagggagcagagagaggagctgcagggcctgAAACGCGCTTGGGAGCAAGAGACCAAAAAGCTCCTG AGGCAGACGGAGCTGGAGAGGCAGCTGGTGGTGTCTGAGTGCAATGGGCTGCGCCAACTCCTGGATGAACGCGAGCGTGTcctcctggcccagctgggggagctggaTGCAGAGATTgtcaggaggagggaggaaaatgcCACTTGCCTGCATGACGAGACTGCCCGCCTGAGTGCCCTGATCACGGAGCTGGAGGGGAAGTGCCAGCAGCCAGCAcctgagctcctgcag GATGTCAGAAGCACTGTGAGCAG GGCCAAGGAGGGGACACCTTTGCATCCAGCCCCCAAGTTCCCTGAGCTGGAGAAGACAATCTGGGATTTCCCTGGAGAGAACAAGCTGGAGGAGGCTCTGATGGGATTCCTGA aggggctggctgcagagaAAG AATTCAGAAGAGCCCGAGGACACGCAG GGGGTGAAGAGGCCTGGTGGGAATATCCCACTTTGCCCTGGAGTCGCTTACAGTTCTCCCCATGTCCCCTCCGTGCAACGGTGATTTCAGAGGCAGGGACTGACCAACGATTCCTGGGATGCAGTGAATTCCCTGTGATCCCTGGgacccgcctgccccagccctga